GAAGTCGGCCACGCTTGATTCGAAGGCTGCTTCAGCCTGCGGCACAAGCTCAGAGTTGTAGAGTTCAATCTCTCGGGCACTTTCGTTGATTGCGACCAGCTTGGCATAAATCATACCGGAAGCCTTTTGGGTAAACACACGCTCTTCCGCGTCCGCGGCGACTCTTCGCGCCGTGGCCACATCTTCCGCGGCACGGTAGGTGCCGCGCCAAATTGGAATGGAGAAACCGACCATCACCATATGAGGCATCTCCGTGTGTGGGCCGTGCTCGTATTCATATCCGACCGAAAAGTCTGGCATGCCTTGTGCCCCTGCGCTCTCCATCGCCTGCGCAATCTCGGCCTTTTGAGCGGCGATCTTTAGGAGTTCAGGATGCGAGGCGAGCTGCGCGGTGTAAGTTTTGGGATCTTGAACAGAACGGGGCGCGGGCAAGGTGTCAGGAGCTGAGTATCGCTTTGGATAATCATCGCCGAGAAGCGCGGCCATACGGGCCGAAACACCGTTTTCACGTGCGCCCAGGGCTTGGACTTCGTTTCTTAGCTTGGAGATTTGCAGCCCGATTTGATGCAGTGACGACGCCTTTGCCTGACCCACCTCCACACGCGCACTGACAGCCGAGAGCACTCCTTCCAGAATCTGAGTGAGCTCAGCGAGCCACTTTTTGCGCTCCTGAATCTCCCAGAGCTCAAGGGTCAAGAGCTCCACATCGCGTCTTAGTTCGCGGGCAAACACATCGGTTTGCGCACGCTCGACTTGAGCCCGGAGCCGCGCCTCTTCGGCCGGCCCAAGGACTTTTGTGGGCCACGGAATCATCTGCATGACCTCTACGCGAAACATTCCGGGCCAGTAGCCAAGCGTAACTTGCGGGTCGGGCCACCGAGTCATCGCGTCAGCTGAAACCTCAGCGACCTTTGCCCTAGACTCGATCAACCCAAGCTGTGGATGAGTCTCCAATGCACGGTCGACGTATTCTTCTTGTGCAAATGCCTCGTTCGCCACCAAAACCCCAAAGACTAATATCCAACGTCGCACATCGCCTCATCACAATTACCCGCACCATAGAATAGCAAGGCCTGTGCCGTAGGCCAGAAAAGGGCAAATTGTGTTGGTTATTGGACTTGAGGGAAGTGCAACGAAGGCGGGGTGTGGAGCGTTCCACAGTTGCTGTAGACTATTCTACAACTCAGCTGGACTCCGTCGAGATTATTCGACCAACCCTCTTTCTCTAAGACAACTCATCTTCTCGTCACACACATTGAGCTCGGCACACTCGTTGTAGAGAGAGCGCGCCTCATCGGTGCTCACGTATGTCAACCAAGCTTCGCGTTGTTGAAGCGTTACCTGGTCTTCACGAGCACACCCTTCAACGGCCCGAACTTCTAATATGACTTCAGTACCGACTTCGTAGGCGTAAGGTAGACGAAACGCGTCCCACTCACGGATCTCTTCGCACTCGGTATGCTCTAAGGTGTCAAGGTATGACTCTCGACTCTTCTCGGAAACCGGACACGTTTCTGCGTCACACGGACCCTGAAACATTTTGGCGCACTGAACTTCACAATCCTCAAGCTCTCCATAACAGCTCGAGTGACGATCGCAGATTCGTTCGCAGGTTGTTAGACCCGCGGGCACGCATTTGAGGTTGTCACTGCACTCAAAACCCTGAGCGCACGGTGCATCCGAGCAACTTTCCCAAGGCTGACGTGTCGAGCGGGGGGTATGCCTAACGCCAACCGGATTTTCCAGAAACCTTGGCGGTCGAGTACTCACGCTATAGTCCACCTGGTTCTCTTCCAGCGCACTCAAGGAATCTCTCCAAACGTAGGAATCACACATCGCCCAGTACTCATCACAATCACCCCACTCCTCACAATTTGAGGCAAAGTCAGGATGTGGATGTCCGAGTACAAAAAAACACGTTGGTCCAATGAGCTCCATCATCTCCGGTTCTTCAGATTGAAAAGTCATGGGCCAATCCATGTGCCAGTCGAAGGTCGTCTCTTGAAACTCCCATTCATTGCTCTGCACGTTGTCCGAACAACCAACAACGAAGAGTATGCCGACCAAAGTTAAATATCTCATACGATTACTTCCCCCCTCTAGTGTTTGCGGGTGGGTTAAGATTTCGAACAGTTCTTCAAGAGAGTAGCGTTTAGGACTCGAAGACCTCTTGAACAGATTCTGCGGTCACCAAGGCCTCGAGCCACTGCAGCAAACGGTGGCGATCATGGGTTCCTTCAAGAATCTGAATATGCTTTGGGTCAAGTGCAAGCCCTCGAGCCTCACAGACGTGAAGAATAGACTCTCGGAGCCCCTCTTCCTTGCCCTTCTCGATGCCCTTTTCGATGCCCTTCTCGATGCCTTTCTCGACACCTTCTTCGATGCCTTTCTCAAATGCCTCTGCTTTGAATTCTTCCCAAAATGTGCGTGTTCTCATGTCGAGCTCCATAAAGTGTTGCCTGACTCTCTCAGTTACAACTTCAGTGCTCGTCCACAGTGAGGTTGACTAGTTTACGGCGATCAACTCACAGCGAGGTCGAAGCTAAGCGACGCAGGCGATGCCACTGCATCGTCGAGGAGCGAAGCGAAGAGATCGTTGTGAGGGGGCGTCGTCGACTGCTCAAGATCACTGTGGACGAGCACTTGCATTGTATCAGAAATTTCGTCCATGTCCCGATGTGATAGCATTCCCGCTTCGTAGCTATCGATGCATTGATTCATCGTCGCCTTGTATAGCGGTTCGGCGTAGTCCTTCCTCGCGTGTATCATTGAGCAGAATAGCCCCCACCAGGGGTTTTCAGTCAACTGCTCAGGTGTGAGCATCCTGGG
This Microvenator marinus DNA region includes the following protein-coding sequences:
- a CDS encoding TolC family protein: MRRWILVFGVLVANEAFAQEEYVDRALETHPQLGLIESRAKVAEVSADAMTRWPDPQVTLGYWPGMFRVEVMQMIPWPTKVLGPAEEARLRAQVERAQTDVFARELRRDVELLTLELWEIQERKKWLAELTQILEGVLSAVSARVEVGQAKASSLHQIGLQISKLRNEVQALGARENGVSARMAALLGDDYPKRYSAPDTLPAPRSVQDPKTYTAQLASHPELLKIAAQKAEIAQAMESAGAQGMPDFSVGYEYEHGPHTEMPHMVMVGFSIPIWRGTYRAAEDVATARRVAADAEERVFTQKASGMIYAKLVAINESAREIELYNSELVPQAEAAFESSVADFEQDGSVTALLLAQRDLVELKLKLIELKARHQSAWIELKEWAPELHQGNEP